Proteins from one Neodiprion fabricii isolate iyNeoFabr1 chromosome 5, iyNeoFabr1.1, whole genome shotgun sequence genomic window:
- the LOC124183914 gene encoding uncharacterized protein LOC124183914 isoform X1, translating to MEETEESETGYRKWRHDDSTSIKETHTVAMTDSQLNNNNNNNNNNNNDGEPKYLHKKFKKMATTEATPVESKRETTSDSRIPGNRREKDGGEDSAKEPAAKTEAAPEPEGEANEGRKSGYVCPYCKLSCAKPSVLQKHIRAHTNERPYPCVPCGFAFKTRSNLYKHCRSRAHALKMEGGDSSKVSEDSDISLSDSASNGTGTPPPPPSSTPSSVLSVKTVKTGKIYKPKFHTALNSVSHDVEASSVSSNSSTNSSTNSKPNAEQLQEHIDKIITANQAIVEAVDPLLHKLMQRQQSLVEPKYTEQPLNLSSAEENLTRKRCYSESFAHEKDGKQPQNHHHQQQQQQEASIIKELLLKSKAHQNCDGVDGENFVCPSCKISYTSADNLDAHRRYYCKGSPSPRRPEFQLDLDRKDPEFEMKPDYYNTLQPLPSPGPLLGNTRLVDPYVPPTKQRSESAPTTLRSLEELSKYPRPNSLQMFGGEVRILNDTGETKTMRIEPRQTNSPGEQHSVNGKCATSETSSIVVRSGLHSGGTMVHKPPGTPASTTNGSISLPNTPKILAPIIPNISTPNIAPTISCYSYLEQNLNPLTNITAYNPLTLPQAGIASILHGGKIIPYVPGMPGPHTLSGTPSVDISANVPSAEAEYKVIPGIPGLHVVTQPLDLASPVKIHTPNIPGIPGPHSNMQMPSPAQPLDLASPAKELKLCFKTPSSDNLRPGLMSPKVPNLKIESTPDKFRSRVPSGDMHRSEHDRYNLKSGIKYSKSSTESPRERKEFSFEKSPCKTEKTFTYPNDADSMQKLRYSPKNLTESRKRPSSWASAEFEQGRSSSAESVRQSPVVFKYETVPHENGRTKLAALQLPGNVQQDVKTRTLQMENCGSMNGIKSKHEFQNAPVITVNLDSSNTEVPSKPSHGDLLAISRESKPADSLHSPSISNEEATGIEESNTNNKFLRPTSLPLKPGTFTPKRHHGITPTANTLPLISPETPRPRKSYGQLYLNGHAYTYLGLKCSTRVFYCTLNRPQPMYVTQQHTLSMYSNWKICKEAPLDLDLAHYDSRRRPMSYTTASKKHDDILTHSSQRPTTPASSDNNSENDTQEKAKRVKIFDGGFESNEDYIYVRGRGRGRYVCEECGIRCKKPSMLKKHIRTHTDVRPYTCKHCTFSFKTKGNLTKHMKSKAHYKKCVELGVVPVPTLVCDENIDKEAVARLAAGGGNGEESSEEEDETDGEESEESGSEEHDAVQGLLSLSQPSTHRLPGLLPSGRPTTYPYTLTFSQSTICTAVVTTTNSSAPLSSQAAAVIQSDLSHRYYFPSSRAVLEKSRTSVIIQSSKKSGNDTAEVNDDSSVHATDSQINFHQPMDLTTKQTLGPISSPIPQRVKPTDILTPVSEQLLMQTIVQTMERLPVQGKEWKSEAKGHMLQAYLTERHVMDSKMKLQYRVCCSKLENNCTEKDNIQYLKQQDTIRSKNLDLNGMSTVTYTNPSKMQHTILESRIKSIYKQTQQDCMKIPYNEDVYQNNAYLETRSFDAVDSSYKDTENAGRIVGETDGFDHRVGRGGSPIPTIYKGSLPGRSTPTLDRQSPRNLNVEMTNRNASSIHGQVKSEIDRSSMFNAMKMMSEVERPRDSFTPSQDPKPLSRETRVQCNQSPRSHHQELRPPSREIRVTSSPSQEFKLPNQELRLPSQEYKPANHEPRSSNSQEISVSSNTNSEVSQPSREIRLPQAQDQQSRPNFEVKSSSGHDISRANSQEVQNKSQTAVDPRNSERAEIKQNVDMTKQNMAEGIKHSVARKMVVGGPGFRSPSPPGGSGKPHAEFLQPSSGPAPNYVSYSVTEDGRSVCGICNKVFSKPSQLRLHINIHYFERPFRCESCAVSFRTKGHLTKHERSVAHHNKVSMTSTFGAATTSNPRPFKCTDCKIAFRIHGHLAKHLRSKMHIMKLECLGKLPFGTYAEMERSGINLNDIDTSDCDNSLTSLQSLAQKLYEKDPSKMGQWDADLIPNQGASGGDTSSDEGEPIPMHSMHQYPSPIGMSESEVSRGYHMPILVSEELKPVGEIRHANPQFNQQRQTDFGINERQHRPSRIPAPAPSDDSRTEESGQMYKCNICSVSIRSVAELQIHCFSEHNIEPESSASGDRNGSEGRDVSDNRNKRGLTEDGPIGVIRDDHKRQKVVDDT from the exons AGACTCATACTGTGGCAATGACAGACTCGCAGTtgaataacaacaacaacaataataataacaacaacaacgatgGCGAACCTAAATACTTGCACAAGAAATTCAAGAAGATGGCGACGACAGAGGCGACGCCGGTGGAATCCAAGCGAGAAACAACCTCGGATAGCCGGATCCCTGGTAATCGTAGGGAGAAAGATGGTGGTGAGGATTCAGCGAAGGAACCAGCAGCGAAGACTGAGGCCGCCCCCGAGCCCGAGGGGGAAGCCAACGAAGGCAGGAAGAGTGGATACGTATGCCCGTACTGCAAATTGTCCTGTGCCAAACCCAGCGTACTACAGAAACACATCAGGGCTCATACTAATGAGAGACCCTATCCATGCGTTCCCTGCGGGTTCGCGTTCAAGACCAGATCGAACCTCTATAAACACTGCAGATCTCGAGCCCATGCTCTTAAAATGGAAGGAGGAGACTCTAGCAAG GTTTCAGAAGATTCTGACATAAGCTTGTCGGATAGCGCGAGTAACGGAACAGGAACACCACCTCCGCCACCGTCGTCGACGCCAAGTTCAGTGTTGAGCGTGAAGACAGTGAAAACGGGTAAAATTTACAAGCCTAAATTTCACACGGCCTTAAACAGTGTGAGCCACGATGTAGAAGCGTCATCGGTTTCGTCGAACTCCTCGACGAATTCGTCGACGAACTCGAAGCCGAACGCTGAACAGCTGCAGGAGCACATAGACAAAATAATAACAGCCAATCAGGCAATCGTGGAGGCGGTAGACCCACTACTTCACAAGCTGATGCAAAGGCAGCAGAGTTTGGTGGAACCAAAGTACACTGAGCAACCGTTAAATCTCTCATCGGCGGAAGAAAACTTGACGAGGAAGCGGTGCTACAGCGAAAGTTTCGCCCACGAGAAGGATGGTAAGCAGCCGCAGAATCATCaccaccagcagcagcagcagcaagaAGCATCGATAATAAAGGAGCTTCTCTTGAAGTCTAAGGCGCATCAGAACTGCGATGGTGTGGATGGTGAAAACTTTGTCTGCCCGTCGTGTAAAATTTCTTATACTAGCGCCGACAACCTTGACGCCCACAGGCGGTACTACTGCAAAGGATCGCCTAGCCCGAGGCGACCCGAATTTCAGCTTGACCTCGACAGAAAAGACCCGGAGTTCGAGATGAAACCCGACTACTACAACACCCTCCAGCCACTCCCGTCGCCGGGTCCACTTCTTGGTAACACGAGATTAGTCGACCCCTACGTACCGCCAACAAAACAGAGATCTGAATCCGCGCCAACGACACTGAGGTCGCTGGAGGAACTGTCCAAGTATCCGAGACCAAACTCGCTCCAGATGTTCGGTGGCGAAGTGAGGATACTCAACGACACCGGAGAGACGAAAACGATGAGGATAGAACCCCGTCAAACGAATTCACCTGGTGAACAGCACTCGGTTAACGGCAAGTGCGCAACTTCGGAGACTTCCTCGATAGTGGTTAGGTCTGGACTTCACTCCGGCGGAACCATGGTTCACAAACCGCCCGGCACTCCAGCCAGCACAACGAACGGTTCCATATCCCTGCCAAATACACCGAAGATATTGGCACCTATCATACCCAACATATCAACTCCTAACATAGCGCCGACGATATCCTGTTATAGTTACTTAGAGCAGAACCTCAACCCCCTAACGAACATCACGGCCTACAATCCGCTAACTTTGCCGCAGGCTGGTATAGCTAGCATTTTGCACGGCGGTAAGATCATACCTTACGTACCTGGCATGCCTGGTCCTCACACTTTGTCCGGAACACCTTCGGTCGACATATCCGCCAACGTACCCAGTGCTGAGGCCGAGTACAAGGTGATTCCCGGTATCCCCGGACTCCACGTCGTTACTCAACCCCTGGATCTCGCCAGTCCCGTCAAAATTCATACACCCAACATTCCGGGTATACCTGGACCGCATTCCAACATGCAAATGCCGTCACCCGCTCAGCCGTTGGACCTCGCCAGTCCAGCCAAGGAGCTTAAACTCTGCTTCAAGACTCCGAGTAGTGATAATTTGCGGCCCGGTTTGATGAGCCCAAAAGTTCCTAATCTCAAGATTGAATCTACCCCGGATAAATTCAGGTCCAGAGTGCCCAGCGGCGATATGCATAGATCGGAGCATGATCGTTACAACTTGAAATCTGGGATCAAGTACAGTAAGAGTAGTACTGAGAGCCCGAGGGAGAGGAAGGaattttcgtttgaaaaaagtcCGTGCAAGACGGAAAAGACTTTCACATATCCAAACGACGCTGATAGTATGCAGAAGCTTAGATACTCGCCGAAAAATCTTACCGAAAGTAGAAAGAGGCCAAGTAGCTGGGCCAGTGCAGAATTTGAACAGGGCCGATCGTCCTCCGCCGAGTCTGTGAGACAGAGTCCCGTGGTTTTCAAATACGAAACGGTGCCCCATGAAAACGGCCGTACGAAATTAGCGGCGTTACAGTTGCCGGGAAATGTTCAACAGGATGTTAAGACAAGGACGTTGCAAATGGAAAATTGTGGATCGATGAACGGAATAAAGTCAAAACACGAGTTTCAAAATGCTCCGGTTATAACTGTTAATCTAGATTCTTCCAATACAGAAGTGCCAAGTAAACCTTCACATGGTGATTTATTAGCTATTAGTCGTGAAAGTAAACCAGCGGACAGTCTTCACTCACCAAGTATCAGTAACGAAGAGGCAACCGGAATTGAAGAGAGTAACACCAACAATAAATTTCTGAGGCCGACTTCGCTGCCTCTTAAGCCTGGTACCTTTACCCCAAAACGACACCACGGTATAACGCCAACGGCGAACACGTTGCCTCTGATAAGCCCGGAAACACCGAGGCCGAGGAAATCGTACGGTCAACTGTATTTGAACGGACATGCGTACACCTACCTCGGGCTGAAATGTTCGACTCGGGTATTTTACTGCACATTAAACAGGCCTCAGCCGATGTACGTTACTCAACAACACACCCTGTCTATGTACTCGAACTGGAAAATATGCAAGGAGGCACCACTCGACCTCGACTTGGCCCATTACGACTCGAGACGCCGGCCCATGAGCTACACCACGGCCTCGAAGAAACACGACGATATTTTAACGCATTCCTCGCAAAGACCTACAACCCCTGCAAGCTCGGACAACAACTCCGAAAATGATACTCAGGAAAAAGCTAAACGGGTCAAGATATTCGACGGCGGTTTCGAGAGCAACGAAGATTACATATACGTCAGAGGAAGAG GCCGAGGAAGGTACGTCTGTGAAGAATGTGGCATCAGATGCAAGAAACCATCGATGCTGAAGAAACATATCAGAACGCATACCGATGTCAGACCATATACCTGCAAGCACTGCACTTTTAG TTTTAAAACAAAGGGAAACCTGACGAAGCACATGAAGTCAAAAGCGCACTACAAAAAATGCGTTGAACTCGGTGTAGTTCCAGTTCCGACGTTGGTGTGCGATGAGAACATCGACAAGGAGGCGGTTGCCAGATTGGCGGCGGGCGGAGGAAACGGCGAAGAATCCTCGGAAGAGGAGGACGAGACTGACGGAGAGGAGAGCGAGGAATCCGGAAGCGAAGAGCACGACGCTGTTCAGGGATTGCTGAGCTTGTCTCAACCCAGCACGCACCGACTGCCGGGGCTGCTTCCGTCAGGCAGGCCAACGACATATCCGTACACCCTGACCTTTTCCCAGAGTACAATTTGCACGGCGGTCGTAACAACGACGAACAGTTCGGCGCCGCTGAGCAGCCAAGCCGCGGCTGTGATACAGAGTGATTTGTCCCACCGTTATTACTTCCCTTCGAGTCGTGCGGTACTCGAGAAATCAAGGACCAGTGTGATAATACAGTCTTCCAAAAAGTCCGGGAACGATACGGCGGAGGTAAATGATGATTCGTCGGTTCACGCTACCGATTCACAGATCAATTTTCACCAGCCCATGGACCTCACGACCAAACAAACACTCGGCCCGATAAGTTCTCCAATTCCCCAACGAGTCAAGCCTACCGATATCCTGACCCCGGTCTCCGAGCAGCTTTTGATGCAGACGATTGTCCAGACCATGGAAAGACTTCCGGTGCAGGGTAAGGAGTGGAAATCCGAGGCCAAAGGACACATGCTGCAGGCGTATCTTACCGAAAGACACGTGATGGACAGTAAAATGAAACTGCAGTATCGAGTGTGCTGCTCAAAGCTCGAGAACAACTGCACAGAGAAGGATAATATACAATACTTGAAGCAGCAGGACACAATCAGATCGAAGAATTTAGATCTAAACGGGATGTCCACCGTGACTTACACGAACCCCAGCAAGATGCAGCATACCATACTAGAGTCGAGAATTAAAAGTATTTACAAGCAGACGCAGCAAGACTGTATGAAAATTCCTTACAATGAAGATGTCTACCAAAACAACGCTTACCTTGAGACGCGGTCTTTTGACGCGGTCGATTCATCCTATAAGGACACGGAGAACGCGGGTCGGATTGTGGGCGAAACTGACGGTTTTGACCACCGAGTCGGAAGAGGCGGAAGCCCCATTCCGACCATTTACAAAGGCAGCTTACCGGGGCGAAGTACACCAACTTTGGACCGTCAGTCACCTCGAAATTTGAACGTGGAGATGACGAACCGAAACGCGTCATCTATCCACGGACAGGTGAAGAGCGAGATAGACAGGAGCTCGATGTTCAACGCAATGAAAATGATGAGCGAGGTGGAGAGGCCGAGGGACAGCTTCACTCCTAGCCAGGATCCAAAGCCCCTGAGTCGAGAAACCAGGGTTCAATGCAACCAGAGTCCAAGATCTCATCATCAGGAATTACGGCCGCCGAGTCGAGAGATTCGCGTCACTTCTTCGCCTAGTCAAGAGTTTAAGCTGCCGAATCAAGAGCTTAGGCTACCTAGTCAAGAGTATAAGCCGGCTAATCACGAACCAAGGAGTTCGAACAGCCAAGAAATATCCGTGTCGTCTAATACGAATTCGGAAGTCAGCCAACCAAGCAGAGAAATAAGGCTGCCTCAGGCACAAGACCAACAGTCCAGGCCAAATTTCGAGGTGAAATCTTCATCGGGGCACGATATTTCCAGGGCTAATTCGCAGGAGGTGCAAAACAAGTCGCAAACAGCTGTTGATCCGAGGAATTCTGAGCGTGCGGAGATTAAGCAGAACGTCGACATGACCAAGCAGAACATGGCCGAAGGCATTAAGCACTCCGTGGCCCGAAAAATGGTCGTTGGTGGGCCCGGATTTAGATCTCCGTCACCACCAGGTGGAAGTGGGAAACCTCACGCTGAATTTTTGCAGCCGTCAAGTGGACCTGCCCCAAATTACGTGAG TTACAGCGTGACTGAAGATGGTAGAAGCGTGTGTGGAATCTGCAACAAAGTGTTCAGCAAACCGAGTCAGCTCAGGCTACATATCAATATTCACTATTTTGAGCGGCCCTTCAGGTGCGAGAGTTGCGCTGTATCGTTCAGGACCAAAGGCCACCTCACAAAGCACGAGCGCTCGGTTGCTCATCACAACAAA GTAAGCATGACGTCCACTTTTGGCGCTGCTACAACGAGCAATCCTCGACCGTTCAAGTGTACGGACTGCAAGATTGCTTTCAGGATACATGGACACCTCGCTAAGCATTTGCGAAGTAAAATGCACATCATGAAGTTAGAGTGCCTGGGAAAATTGCCGTTCGGTACTTACGCGGAAATGGAAAGATCCGGCATTAATCTAAACGACATCGATACTAGTGACTGTGATAATAGTCTAACTAGTCTACAG AGCTTAGCGCAGAAGCTCTATGAAAAGGATCCGAGTAAGATGGGTCAGTGGGATGCCGATTTGATTCCAAACCAAGGCGCAAGTGGGGGAGACACTTCATCCGACGAGGGCGAGCCGATCCCAATGCATTCAATGCACCAGTATCCGTCTCCAATAGGAATGTCGGAGAGCGAAGTATCGCGGGGATATCACATGCCGATACTAGTTAGTGAGGAGTTGAAGCCTGTGGGTGAAATTCGTCACGCAAATCCACAGTTCAATCAGCAGCGGCAAACTGACTTCGGAATCAACGAGAGGCAGCATCGACCATCACGAATTCCAGCTCCAGCTCCCAGCGACGACTCAAGGACTGAAGAATCTGGGCAAATGTATAAGTGCAACATTTGCTCGGTGTCAATACGTTCCGTCGCTGAATTGCAGATTCACTGCTTTAGCGAGCACAATATCGAGCCTGAATCATCTGCAAGTGGCGATCGGAATGGCAGCGAGGGCAGGGATGTCAGTGATAATCGTAACAAAAGAGGATTAACCGAAGATGGACCGATCGGTGTTATCAGGGACGATCATAAGAGACAGAAGGTTGTTGATGATACTTAG